In Candidatus Goldiibacteriota bacterium, the following proteins share a genomic window:
- a CDS encoding aspartate ammonia-lyase: MRREKDFIGELQIPNDALYGINGARARENFGDFGEGTDPLFIKAFLLVKKACALASHENGYLSDIKTKMITDAVDELIKGDDNNQVIVNPISGGAGTPMNMNINELIANKALVLNGYKPGDYHILSPVDDVNLHQSTNDTYPSAFKTAVMFYLKELEPALASLQDSLQEKEKEYSDVIKLGRTELMDALPMTVGMQFSAYAEAIARDRWRVFKANERIKTLNLGGTATGTGFNAPQKYIFSAVNKLREITGLNISRAENLVDATQNLDSVVEVMAIVKTASVNLMKIAGDLRLQSGGPDGGIGEFILPAVQEGSSIMPGKVNPVIPEFVQQASMLIMGNDSVISNAASQGNFELNQFYPLVAALSLKNLWMLTHSIKLLDRGCIKGLKLNREKVASNLSSSVAVLTYLSQYIGHDKAAVFYQRYKNGEKDIKKMVTESGLIDNKTYDELVNSNRFKMTGLKDGDK; the protein is encoded by the coding sequence ATGCGCAGGGAAAAAGATTTCATAGGGGAATTACAGATTCCGAATGACGCTCTTTACGGCATTAATGGCGCAAGGGCGCGGGAAAATTTTGGGGATTTTGGCGAAGGTACTGACCCGCTGTTTATAAAAGCATTCTTATTGGTAAAAAAAGCGTGCGCGCTTGCCAGCCATGAAAATGGATACCTGTCTGACATAAAAACCAAAATGATAACCGATGCCGTGGATGAATTGATAAAAGGGGATGATAACAATCAGGTGATAGTTAACCCCATATCCGGCGGCGCGGGAACTCCCATGAACATGAACATAAACGAACTTATAGCAAACAAAGCCCTTGTATTAAACGGGTACAAGCCGGGCGATTACCATATTTTAAGCCCTGTGGATGACGTTAACCTGCACCAGTCCACCAATGACACGTATCCTTCCGCCTTTAAAACGGCGGTAATGTTTTATTTAAAAGAGCTGGAACCGGCGCTTGCGTCATTGCAGGATTCCCTGCAGGAAAAAGAAAAAGAGTATTCAGACGTAATAAAATTAGGGCGCACAGAGCTTATGGACGCGCTGCCCATGACCGTGGGCATGCAGTTTTCCGCGTACGCGGAAGCCATAGCGCGCGACCGCTGGCGGGTGTTTAAAGCAAACGAAAGGATAAAAACTTTAAACCTTGGCGGCACGGCAACAGGCACGGGTTTTAACGCGCCGCAGAAGTATATTTTCTCGGCGGTAAACAAACTTCGGGAAATTACAGGCCTTAATATCAGCAGGGCGGAAAATCTTGTGGATGCCACGCAGAATCTGGACTCTGTGGTTGAGGTGATGGCAATTGTAAAGACCGCATCTGTTAACCTTATGAAAATCGCGGGTGATTTAAGGCTGCAGTCCGGCGGTCCGGACGGCGGTATAGGGGAATTTATTCTGCCCGCGGTTCAGGAAGGTTCGTCCATTATGCCGGGCAAGGTAAACCCGGTTATTCCGGAATTTGTCCAGCAGGCATCCATGCTTATAATGGGCAACGACTCTGTAATATCCAATGCCGCGTCACAGGGCAACTTTGAACTTAACCAGTTTTACCCCCTTGTTGCCGCGTTAAGTTTAAAAAATCTGTGGATGCTTACCCATTCTATAAAGCTGCTTGACCGGGGATGTATTAAGGGCTTAAAACTTAACAGGGAAAAAGTTGCTTCAAATTTATCATCTTCGGTTGCGGTTTTAACATACCTTAGCCAATACATCGGCCATGATAAAGCCGCGGTTTTT
- a CDS encoding iron hydrogenase small subunit — MIQEIKTGKLIDVFINGSKVTVHEGVTILEAALKANVKVPTLCKHPDLDATASCGICVVKVKNNRKLLRACCTKVEPGMEITTHDGELYEVRKNVLELILSTHPNECLTCLRNGNCELQTLSEEFGIRSRTYEPMIRELPKDTSTKAIVLDPRKCVGCGRCVEVCQNIQTVHALEFLERGFDTRMAPAGDITLSESPCIKCGQCAAHCPVGALVEFDEVDKVWAALRNPELHCVAQIAPAVRVAFGEGFDMQPGEIVTKKIYALLRKLGFKAAFDTNFAADLTIMEEASEFVKKYTTDKKALPLITSCCPSWVDFMEKYYPDLIENFSTCKSPHEMLGAVAKTYYAQKIGVDPSKVFVVSIMPCTSKKYEIQRCEEMRSSGFQDVDISLTTREFVRMTKSSGIDFKTLPPEDVDSMLGTYTGAGTIFGATGGVMEAAIRTAYFFVTGKNLENIDVFAVRGLSGVKTGVVDVAGNKVSVAVAHGTGNVRHVLDEIRKAKQEGKPMPYDFIEVMACEGGCIAGGGQPYMVTNEIRKQRTEGIYKDDAESEIRVSHENPDIKKLYEEFLEKPLSHKSHKLLHTKYTPRPLYYK, encoded by the coding sequence ATGATACAGGAAATTAAAACCGGAAAACTTATAGATGTGTTTATAAACGGCAGCAAAGTAACGGTGCATGAAGGCGTCACCATTCTTGAAGCCGCGTTAAAAGCAAATGTAAAGGTACCCACGTTATGCAAGCATCCTGATCTTGATGCCACCGCGTCCTGCGGGATATGCGTTGTAAAAGTTAAAAATAACAGAAAGTTATTAAGGGCTTGCTGCACAAAAGTGGAGCCGGGCATGGAAATTACAACGCATGACGGCGAGCTTTATGAAGTAAGAAAGAATGTCCTGGAACTTATTCTTTCCACCCATCCCAACGAGTGCCTTACGTGTTTAAGAAACGGAAACTGTGAGCTTCAGACGCTTTCAGAAGAATTCGGGATAAGAAGCAGGACTTATGAACCGATGATAAGGGAGCTTCCAAAGGATACATCAACAAAAGCGATAGTACTTGACCCGCGTAAATGCGTCGGCTGCGGGCGCTGTGTTGAAGTGTGCCAGAATATCCAGACTGTACATGCCTTAGAGTTTCTTGAAAGGGGTTTTGATACAAGAATGGCGCCTGCGGGCGATATTACGCTTTCGGAAAGCCCTTGTATAAAGTGCGGACAGTGCGCCGCGCACTGCCCGGTGGGAGCCCTTGTTGAATTTGACGAAGTGGACAAAGTTTGGGCGGCGTTGAGAAATCCGGAACTTCACTGCGTGGCGCAGATAGCGCCTGCGGTAAGGGTGGCATTTGGCGAAGGGTTTGATATGCAGCCGGGTGAGATAGTTACAAAGAAAATATACGCGCTTTTAAGAAAACTTGGTTTTAAAGCCGCTTTTGACACCAACTTTGCGGCCGACCTGACAATTATGGAAGAAGCTTCGGAGTTTGTTAAAAAGTATACAACCGATAAAAAAGCCCTTCCGCTTATCACATCGTGCTGCCCGTCTTGGGTTGATTTTATGGAAAAATATTACCCGGATTTAATAGAGAATTTTTCCACATGTAAATCGCCTCACGAAATGCTTGGGGCAGTGGCAAAGACCTATTATGCCCAGAAAATCGGGGTTGACCCTTCAAAGGTATTTGTAGTGTCAATAATGCCGTGTACATCAAAGAAATATGAAATACAGCGCTGCGAAGAAATGCGTTCCAGCGGATTCCAGGATGTTGACATATCCCTTACAACAAGGGAATTTGTACGCATGACAAAATCAAGCGGTATTGATTTTAAAACGCTGCCTCCGGAAGATGTTGATTCAATGCTTGGAACATATACAGGCGCCGGTACTATATTTGGAGCGACAGGCGGCGTTATGGAAGCGGCTATAAGGACAGCTTATTTCTTTGTTACGGGAAAGAACTTAGAAAATATTGATGTATTTGCGGTAAGGGGTTTGTCCGGCGTTAAGACAGGGGTTGTTGATGTTGCCGGAAATAAAGTAAGCGTTGCGGTAGCGCACGGTACAGGCAATGTAAGGCATGTACTTGATGAAATCAGAAAAGCAAAACAGGAAGGAAAGCCCATGCCTTATGATTTTATAGAGGTTATGGCGTGTGAAGGCGGCTGTATAGCCGGCGGCGGACAGCCGTATATGGTTACAAATGAAATACGCAAACAAAGGACAGAAGGTATATACAAGGATGACGCGGAATCTGAAATCAGGGTGTCCCATGAAAATCCGGATATCAAGAAACTGTATGAAGAATTCCTTGAAAAGCCGTTAAGCCACAAGTCACACAAGCTGCTGCATACAAAGTATACTCCAAGGCCGCTTTACTACAAATAA
- the nuoF gene encoding NADH-quinone oxidoreductase subunit NuoF, translating to MNRKYFFIWEPEKSKQNQMYNAFSKVINEKNLQERAEVIKSLFVGLTADEPIVRIMPEGSIYKGFTEADVEKIIENALNEKPCSFLCDCGNKNSKVPEADSQSKQFKIVLRNVGYIDPESIDDYIMRGGYSGVEKALFEMTPDKLITEVKASGLRGRGGAGFPTGLKWELTRREKDPVKYVICNADEGDPGAYMDRSIMEGDPHNLIEGMILGGYAIGSSQGYIYIRAEYPLAIERLEKALTAAREKGLLGNNILGSDFSFDIELRWGAGAFVCGEETALIASVEGKRGNPRPRPPFPSVSGLWNKPTFINNVETWANIPVIAERGGAWFASIGTEKSKGTKVFAVTGKVRNPGLVEVPMGTTIREIVYDICGGISGGKKYKAVQTGGPSGGVIPEKFMDMQVDYESLQSIGSIMGSGGLIVMDEDDCMVDVNKFYLQFSVDESCGKCAPCRIGGKQILAILERITKGRGEEKDLEKIRNISMAMQKASLCALGQTTPNPVISSLTYFNEEYMEHIRDKKCVTGKCKDLVTYTIISDKCIGCGLCAQRCPVNCISGEKRKPYLIDQSKCIKCGECYAVCKFSAVSRG from the coding sequence ATGAACAGGAAATATTTTTTTATATGGGAGCCTGAAAAATCAAAACAGAATCAAATGTATAATGCCTTTTCAAAGGTAATTAATGAAAAGAACCTTCAGGAAAGGGCGGAAGTAATTAAGAGCCTTTTTGTAGGGCTTACAGCCGATGAACCTATTGTAAGAATTATGCCCGAAGGTTCTATTTATAAGGGGTTTACAGAAGCTGATGTGGAAAAAATAATAGAAAATGCTTTAAATGAAAAACCGTGCAGTTTTCTTTGCGACTGTGGAAATAAAAATTCCAAAGTTCCCGAAGCGGATTCGCAGAGCAAGCAGTTTAAAATAGTCTTAAGAAATGTGGGTTATATTGACCCCGAATCAATAGACGATTACATCATGCGCGGCGGATACAGCGGCGTGGAAAAAGCGCTGTTTGAAATGACACCGGATAAACTTATTACGGAAGTAAAAGCTTCCGGTTTAAGGGGGCGCGGAGGCGCTGGGTTCCCCACGGGTTTAAAGTGGGAACTTACAAGGCGCGAAAAAGACCCTGTTAAATATGTAATCTGTAACGCGGATGAGGGAGACCCCGGCGCGTACATGGACAGAAGTATAATGGAAGGCGATCCGCACAATCTTATAGAAGGAATGATACTTGGCGGTTATGCAATTGGAAGCAGCCAGGGTTATATATATATCAGGGCGGAATACCCGCTTGCAATTGAAAGGCTTGAAAAAGCCCTTACAGCGGCAAGGGAAAAAGGCCTTCTTGGTAATAATATACTTGGTTCTGATTTCAGTTTTGATATTGAATTAAGGTGGGGCGCGGGAGCTTTTGTCTGCGGAGAAGAAACCGCTTTAATCGCGTCTGTTGAAGGCAAAAGGGGAAACCCAAGGCCAAGGCCGCCGTTCCCGTCAGTATCAGGATTATGGAACAAACCTACTTTTATCAATAACGTTGAAACTTGGGCGAATATTCCCGTTATAGCGGAAAGGGGCGGCGCGTGGTTTGCGTCTATAGGGACGGAAAAATCCAAAGGAACAAAGGTTTTTGCGGTTACCGGAAAAGTAAGAAACCCCGGACTTGTGGAAGTTCCAATGGGTACAACAATAAGGGAAATAGTTTATGATATATGCGGCGGCATAAGCGGCGGCAAAAAATATAAAGCGGTTCAGACCGGCGGCCCTTCGGGAGGCGTTATACCGGAAAAATTCATGGACATGCAGGTGGATTACGAGTCCCTGCAGTCAATAGGTTCAATCATGGGTTCGGGCGGGCTTATTGTAATGGACGAAGACGACTGTATGGTGGACGTAAACAAGTTCTATCTTCAGTTTTCTGTGGATGAATCCTGCGGAAAGTGCGCTCCCTGCAGAATAGGCGGAAAACAGATTCTTGCCATACTTGAAAGGATTACAAAAGGCAGGGGTGAAGAAAAAGACCTGGAAAAAATCAGAAATATTTCCATGGCGATGCAGAAAGCTTCTCTCTGCGCGCTTGGGCAGACAACCCCGAATCCTGTAATTTCGTCGCTGACATACTTTAACGAAGAGTACATGGAGCATATAAGGGATAAAAAATGCGTGACCGGAAAGTGTAAAGACCTTGTAACATATACGATTATCAGCGATAAGTGCATAGGCTGCGGGCTTTGCGCGCAGAGGTGCCCTGTTAACTGTATAAGCGGTGAAAAGAGAAAACCGTATTTAATAGACCAGTCAAAATGCATAAAGTGCGGCGAGTGCTACGCGGTATGCAAATTCAGCGCCGTGAGCAGAGGATAA
- a CDS encoding (2Fe-2S) ferredoxin domain-containing protein — protein MAKMGKGDLAKFRKDFKKNIKGEIMISMGTCGIAAGAAVMYKVMEDTLKANGITNIELRKTGCLGMCFCEPNLAVRIEDMPEIFYGNVDENVAQSIITEHVMKKHILKSNVIFMPSKDTGKNIFKAVEAEK, from the coding sequence ATGGCTAAAATGGGAAAGGGCGATCTTGCCAAATTCAGGAAAGATTTTAAGAAAAATATAAAAGGTGAAATAATGATATCAATGGGAACCTGCGGTATAGCTGCAGGGGCCGCCGTTATGTATAAAGTTATGGAAGATACATTAAAGGCAAACGGTATTACCAATATAGAATTAAGAAAAACCGGATGTCTTGGTATGTGTTTCTGCGAGCCGAATCTTGCTGTAAGAATAGAGGATATGCCGGAGATATTTTACGGCAATGTGGACGAAAATGTGGCGCAGTCCATTATTACAGAACATGTAATGAAAAAACACATATTAAAAAGCAATGTAATATTTATGCCGTCTAAAGATACCGGCAAAAATATATTTAAAGCAGTGGAGGCGGAAAAATGA
- a CDS encoding NAD(P)H-dependent oxidoreductase subunit E, producing the protein MTTGKQAVELDANLLSFIEKWKSRPGSEIMVLHKVQEIYGYVPREVAMEVSRIIGIPLAKIYGIITFYHLFKLKKPGKNQISVCMGTACYLKGGNDLMMEIEDLLDVGINSTSPDGLFSLELVRCVGCCGLAPVMLVNGKVYGNLKKDMLPAIFAEYRKLEEDKTNG; encoded by the coding sequence ATGACGACAGGGAAACAAGCTGTAGAACTTGATGCAAATCTTCTAAGTTTTATTGAGAAATGGAAAAGCCGTCCCGGCAGTGAAATTATGGTGCTGCACAAAGTTCAGGAAATTTATGGTTATGTTCCAAGGGAAGTCGCAATGGAAGTTTCCAGAATAATCGGGATTCCGCTTGCGAAAATTTATGGCATCATTACGTTTTATCACCTGTTTAAACTTAAAAAACCGGGTAAGAATCAGATCTCGGTCTGCATGGGAACTGCCTGTTATTTAAAAGGAGGCAATGACCTCATGATGGAAATAGAGGATCTTCTTGATGTGGGTATAAATTCAACAAGCCCCGACGGCCTTTTTTCACTTGAACTTGTACGCTGTGTCGGATGCTGCGGACTTGCTCCGGTAATGCTGGTTAACGGAAAAGTGTATGGAAACCTGAAAAAAGATATGCTTCCTGCGATATTCGCGGAATACAGAAAGCTGGAGGAGGATAAGACAAATGGCTAA
- a CDS encoding TetR/AcrR family transcriptional regulator, giving the protein MNSILSEQSITPKGRGTKERIFETAVELFSKDGFSCVSIRDITSASGLKESSLYHHFINKEALLSEIYFYFAENINATRLSESDINQILNNGSGYTLLNSCLLEFRQVMEQPLMARVWRIITMEQYRDVKAFEILSIDFHKMRIKYYENIFRMLVKKRLIKTLDPKLLAFEYFYTLIGMLTEYNVLKFYKKKTEVIENLMSEHINFFWNKIKNN; this is encoded by the coding sequence ATGAACAGTATATTATCGGAACAGAGTATCACGCCAAAAGGGCGCGGTACAAAAGAAAGGATATTTGAAACCGCGGTGGAATTGTTCTCAAAAGACGGTTTCAGCTGTGTTTCCATAAGGGATATCACTTCCGCTTCAGGGCTTAAAGAAAGCTCCCTTTACCACCATTTTATAAACAAAGAAGCGCTGCTAAGCGAAATCTATTTTTATTTTGCGGAAAACATCAACGCCACAAGGCTGTCTGAATCTGATATAAACCAAATTTTAAATAACGGCAGCGGTTATACCCTGCTTAACAGCTGCCTTCTTGAATTCAGACAGGTAATGGAACAGCCTTTAATGGCGCGCGTCTGGCGGATAATAACAATGGAACAGTACCGCGATGTGAAGGCATTTGAAATACTTTCAATTGATTTTCATAAGATGAGGATAAAATATTATGAAAATATATTCAGGATGCTTGTTAAAAAAAGGCTAATTAAAACCCTTGACCCCAAACTTCTGGCATTTGAATATTTTTACACGCTGATAGGCATGCTGACAGAATATAACGTCCTTAAATTTTATAAGAAAAAGACCGAAGTCATAGAAAATCTTATGTCAGAACATATAAATTTT